In Aedes albopictus strain Foshan chromosome 3, AalbF5, whole genome shotgun sequence, the genomic window GTACCTCCCGTTGGCCACGTAGCACTGATAGTACGTTGCCGGATCATTTGTATTGACATAGTTTCCCACTCCAGAGCAACGATAGACGCAAGATTTGGTATCCATGCTGAATCGGGCTCTATACGGACACTTGAATATGTAGCGACTTGTCATAACATTTTCCACTGAACAGTAAGCATAATACTGGCGGGAATTTCCGTAGTATACGAATCCACTGGTGGCACCACACGTGACCGTTACACAGGGTGTTACACGCTGAACTTGACACCGAAGAACCGAAAAACTGAATCGTGTACCGGTTGGGCATTGGTAGACATCCGAGATGTCTTGTCCCGCCCGACATACGTGGTATATATTGCAATTTGTTGGATCTGAAAAAAAGAGTATTAGTACCAGATATTCTTACGTGATTTCAAGTGATTTACCTGGAAGTATTCCGACCGAAGAACACACAATGGCCACGGTTTCATCCGCTGCTGGAGCACAGCCAGTGGCCGGTATGGTTGAACAACTGGCTTCAACATCTCCTGGGCTGCAGTAGGCATAGTTTGAGCCACAAGGAACTTCAATTACGTCGTTGTTCGAAATGCACAGGGAAAGTGACGTACAGGATGAACAAACTGAAGTTTGTCCTCCCCCGCAGGCTCCCGGAGTGAATGTTCTGGCAAGTGAACCATTCTCTAGCTTATTACCCAAAACTGGGTCTTGAGAATATATAGTTGAGCATGTAAGTAACAAAACGAAACCAACGACAAAGCAGGTCATCTTGAAAAAGAGACTAGAAGAAAAGAAGAATTCTCGCTGTAACTGGGCTATTAAGCCCGGTTTCCTGCCACAAGTAAATACGTATTAAGGGATTTCTGCTATCGCCAAAGCAAGCAAACAACAGATAGATATCTAATGGAACCTCGTCTTGTACATTACGTTTGAacagaaaatcttaaagaaatggaAATATTAATACTTATTCGAAAGGGGGAAAACCTAATtattccacctagcggtgatgaagCCTTTCTCGTGCCTCCGAAAACCCATATTAACAATACATACTCAAATGATATGTTGGTGAATATCGCATTTTCATAcgtttgacaaaaatcagtttcatggcgccagaaatcatatcgtgtATATGGCTTTTGATGCTTGAaccttaaactcttaaaaaaaccgctatcttgaattttaggctgccatctttgaactccggacatcttgtcCATACCAAATACTAAAACTCTATTGAACAgccggcatcttgaattttgagccgccgttTTGAATAttaggtcgccatcttgaattttggaccgacaccGTGGAGTTTCTGGTCTCTAGtgttgatttctgcaaaaaaatcgtcaaccatgctaaagattacaaaaatcggcgcagttgGTGTGTCGCTTGATGTTGTTTGGTTCAGCTttttatacggccagttctaccgatgctggtccggatcactgaaatggaccTAACTTCGGAGCGCTTTGACCGATCtcgaccatttttaatagcaaacaatacggtaaaattccggttcgatcgATCAACCAAAGAGAAGTGCTTTAAAATTGAGTAACCTTTCTGTACCCAGAAATACACTcaaacacacatacatacacacatagacatcatctctattcgtcgCACTGAGTTGAATGGTATATGTAACTCGACTcttcgagccttctatcgaaaattcggttTTTGAATGAACATATAACCTTTCAGAAACTTTggtgtgcgagaaaggcaaaaacgaattaacccttatgtgaccgacagggtacccgggtacccagcgcccatttaaaaagcatggtgtagaaaaaagaaaaaagtttgtcggacacataacggttaagaaaGCAATTAAAATATCTTGAAAGCCCTACCATGAAATAGGCTTGATTGGAAACCCTTAAGAATTGATTGGAAACTTTTCCACTATACTATTTTCTATTCATCAACCGAATGCTGTTTACATATTCTTATATTCATAACTCCATGTTTATTTATTTTGTCGCTAGTGGGATTTTGAAAGTAATCACATACCAGGAAAAGCTGCTTATCAACCCAGCTACTTAATAAGACGGGGAAAACAACGTTTCTACATTGCCTGGCTGTCTAATCTCTCATTTGCAATATGAGGTGCATCATCATTTGCCTCGCtctgttggtgtcttcggaaaccATTCATTCCCAAGATGCAGCTCTGGGCACGCAACTGCAGCAGGTTTCACTTGCTAGAACATTTACACCAGGAGCCTGCGGTGGAGGCCAACTTTCAGTTTGTTCATCGTGTACAGCACTTTCCCTGTGCATTTCAACCACCGTAGTAATTGACGTGCCTTGTAACTCCACTAATGCCTACTGTAACCCGGGAGATGTCGAAGCGAGTTGCTCGACGGTACCGGCCACTGGTTGCGCTCCACCGTCGGACGAAACCGTTGCCATCACGTGCTCTTCAGTTGGAATGCTACCAGGTAAATCTCTTCCttttaattttcaaaaagttCCATTTCATGAACCAATACGTCTCTTTATAGACCCTTCGAACTGTAACATTTACCACGTATGTCGAACGGTACAGGGAACCTCGGATGTCTACCAATGTCCAACCGGAACAACCTTCAACCTGTCGGTTCTGCAGTGCCGAACCCAGAGTGTCTCGCCTTGTGTGACGGTTACGTGTGGTGCCACCAGTGGATTTGTGTATTACGGATCGTCTCGCCAGTACTACGCTTACTGTTTGGTGGCGAATGGTGTAACAAGTCGCTACATATTCAAGTGCCCGAATCGTGCCACGTTCAGCATGGTTACCAACTCGTGTGTCTACGTGTGCGCCGGAGTGGGAAACTTCGTCAACACAAATGATCCGGCCACATACTATCAGTGCTACGTGGCTAACGGGCGGTATGTGGCTGCGCTGAGGCAGTGCCCGGCAGGAACAAGCAGTTTCAATCAGACACTGCAGTATTGTGTCTAGTAGTCTAGTTGGATTCATTGGCGTGTAaccagctatttctttttttactcACATTCCTAAACAAACAACGACAATGAGTGAAAAAAAGGAAATAGCTGGCTACGTCAATGATCGGAACAGATGTTCTAGTATATTACAAATATAAACGAAATAGATATAAATGTTTGTGAAGGCTTCCGCTTCACTAGAAGAACATCCGATTTTCTTGAGAACGATACACTAAGTCTATTTTCTTGCATTCAGTTTTCAGGCAACCTATTTTTCTCTCAAAAGAAGCAGAACTGCTGCTTCCACTCTAGTGTGCATCATTATACAATCttacgggttccatgctgcagcatgatcGACCGCACTGTATCCTTATCCCTGAAATCTACAcgatgttcaataagttcggatacaccatataacatgaatttatttcacatctgtgattcagaTTCTCAAAGTaattgtatttattgaaaggtcgtataacactgatcaaatgcagcacatggttttgaataacgtctttttctactttttttgataagccttagatgtatctaatatttggtagctccggcacgctagtataattttcgaaaagttgctcatGCTACTGAAGTCttaaacgttgacttttgagttaacatctcactatactaaaataaaataactaaattaatacaCAAAAAATTAACACTGctttttcagtgatgatatggcgataaatttgcaagtttagtcaaaatgtgcttaaatctatacaaaaggcataaatacattatataaagccaattttggttaaaatttgtcacaatagggatataatcaagttctGGAAAAGGTAattatggattaaactgagatataacgcagccttgcttttttacaaaacaaaaatcattaaaacaggtacagcgacaattttagcaattttaaagatctaGATAAAACgactccgtacttcacccaatctgaatcttatagattatttcgtatggtcatagttgctaccactaatgctgaggacaataacctaatttgatttaacttaacaccattactcaatgaaAACAAGACGATATGCCAAAGAAAGACGTGCGggccggccgaaaggaacttgagacacatttgcatttattacaaaaggataaaggacagtttagttcaaaacatatactgtattcgatcagtattatgtgagctttcaattgatacattcactttgcaaatctgaattacagatggaaaataaattcaatttaattgtgtatccgaacttattgaacaccgtgtacgtTGAATTTGGTTActcaccttaccgatcaggctaaggccggggtggcctctgctgtacatagtagccgtctccattccactcggtccatggctgtttgtctccagttccgcactctgcgtagggtccgcagatcgtcctccacttggtcgacccacctagctcgctgcgctccacgtcttcttgtaccggtcggatgactctcgagaaccattttagtcgggttgctatccgacatcctgatgacgtgacccgcccaccgtagcctcccgattttcggttctctcagcagctgatgcagctcgtggttcattcgccttctccaagtcccgtcttccatctgcactccgccgtagatagtacgcaacaccttccgttcgaaaactccaagggcgcgttggtctctGCACGTgggatccatgtttcgtgcccatagaggacgaccggtctaatcagcgttttgtagatagttaacttcatgttacggTGAACTAtaatcgatcgtagagttctgcggattccaaagtaagaacgatttcctgccacaatgcgcctctgaatttctctgctggtggcgttgtcgtcggtcaccagtgagcccaagtacacgaattcttcaactgcctcgatttcatcactgtcgatataaattcggggtggcgggcgcggtgattcctccctggagccctttgccatcatgtactttgtaaaACAGATACTCGATCGTATACGGAGCCTGTGAGCTTTATTGGACTGTGAGCGTCGATGGGTGTATGaataaagcacgcactcgccaaccttgacgttcttGGTTCGATTTCAggttgcgatattttttttttaatttggtaaaaatatttcataaaaatatgtatgattgtcataagacatagtttcagttttatacgttatcggtatgattttcatacgtgagtgtaatGAAATTCATACACTAACAATATGACAATagtagttggcgctttgaatccaaaatcatagttcataactatgattttcgtaagaaattctagtggcaaaaaatcatagttgattcgtatgattttcggagttgcagtatcctcagtgtaggtaactcgtttttggaagtgcggataaaaatggctaGTAAAACTAAACCTGGTATGAAACAAAcgctttgttggtcttaaaagatgACTCATATTGTGTTTTTGAATATCCAATGGATAAAATTTTGTTCATTATGGTGTATGTTCAGATATAAACCAAACTCTCgaaatttcgcaaaaccagttacctagttctagtatTATGGGGGCGATATGTGGCTCGACCCtctgagccttctatcaaaaagtcaattttggagtgaacatatagccacagagaaacagacatcacactctcatcgcctcctatcgatcacctttttaacggttgattcaaatattcagtagtaattcgattgaccactcgcggcgctgataTCGTTTttacttctgtttgacgttttctcactaccgccatctagtggcagcccggccaaacacagtacgtttagcattgggcgattacgttttcgagCCGAGTATTAAAGAATTCCCATTTAAACACAGCATTGGAAAACTCTCAGcgattctaccccattaccccgaatgtcactaccccgaacgccattaccccgaatgcatatttttaaatggattattctgatgatggtttaaatattttttcacaaaGGATATTGAAAGAGAAGCCATTGTTGAAAGAAGGAATAATtcaataacattactgacagcttcaaTACAAGAAGATACTATTTGAAAGAATAACATTAAAACAACATAAAGGAGTTATGCGTACTCTAGCGTGCGCAACTTTtctttgggctgaaagtctctataataaagataaatcaatcaatcaatcaacttttctttttttctcactcactttcgtaaacaaacacgagaaagaaacagataaaaGAGGCGGCATTTTACCTCttctatctcgctctttcttgtgtaTATCAAAATGAataagcgagaaaaaagaaaaagctacgcACGCAGGTGAATGCGTGTTAGAGCTAATCTTGCATGAGATATA contains:
- the LOC115262615 gene encoding uncharacterized protein LOC115262615, with translation MRCIIICLALLVSSETIHSQDAALGTQLQQVSLARTFTPGACGGGQLSVCSSCTALSLCISTTVVIDVPCNSTNAYCNPGDVEASCSTVPATGCAPPSDETVAITCSSVGMLPDPSNCNIYHVCRTVQGTSDVYQCPTGTTFNLSVLQCRTQSVSPCVTVTCGATSGFVYYGSSRQYYAYCLVANGVTSRYIFKCPNRATFSMVTNSCVYVCAGVGNFVNTNDPATYYQCYVANGRYVAALRQCPAGTSSFNQTLQYCV
- the LOC115262616 gene encoding uncharacterized protein LOC115262616, which produces MTCFVVGFVLLLTCSTIYSQDPVLGNKLENGSLARTFTPGACGGGQTSVCSSCTSLSLCISNNDVIEVPCGSNYAYCSPGDVEASCSTIPATGCAPAADETVAIVCSSVGILPDPTNCNIYHVCRAGQDISDVYQCPTGTRFSFSVLRCQVQRVTPCVTVTCGATSGFVYYGNSRQYYAYCSVENVMTSRYIFKCPYRARFSMDTKSCVYRCSGVGNYVNTNDPATYYQCYVANGRYVAVLRSCPVGTTTFNQRLQYCV